TTCTGCCCAGGAGTTCCATGACGCATTCTCTGGAACCGGCACCGTGTCTGGCCACAACGGTTGGGAATACGCCAACATAGGTACTTCCGGGCAAACCATGCTAGAGGCCGGCAGCCTGACCTATCCCGGTTTGGCCGCTTCTACCGGCAACAAAGTAGCCTTAAAGGCCACCAACAATGAGTACATCAACAAGATGTTCGCCACCCCGGTGACCACAGGTGAACTGTATGGTTCGTTCCTGTTGAATGTAGTGGACGGCGCCTCTTTGCGGGGAAATGAAACCATTGGGAATTACTTTATGCACTTTGTGCGGTCTCTGGGGGTAACGCCTTACCAGGCAAGAATCTACGTGAGAGCGGGCAGCGCGCCCAACACCTTTAACGTGGGTATCCTGAACAATACCCTTGACGGCGTTCCTACCCCAGTCTCCGGTACTGAGATGTACGGCACCAACCCCACCAACTATACCATTGGTCAAACTGTGCTTATTGTGTTCAAGCATGACCTGGGGAACAACTCCTCCAGCATATGGGTGAATCCCACGCTAGGAGCGGCGCAGGAACCGGCGCCAACGTACACGGCAACTGCCGGCGTGGCTACCACAACTTTAGGGGGAATAGCCTTTCGGCAGAACAACACCAATGGCCAGGGAACCGGAAACCTGGAAATTGACGAAGTGAGGGTAGGCCCATCATTTGATGCGGTAACTCCAGGAACTACCACCAGCGTGAAAGACTTCGCCACTGCTAATATTGGCTTGTACCCAAACCCTACCTCCGGAAGCGTGAAACTGCAGCTGCCCGCCAGCCTGGCCAACGGCGAGGTAGGCCTGACCGTCTACAGCCTGGAAGGGAAAGTGCTCCTGAAAACCGCCGGCTCTGAGCAGAAACTCAACCAGGAACTGGCCACCAAACTGAGCGCCGCCGCCAACGGGGTGTACATTGTGCGCCTTGAAAGCAACGGCAACAGCTACCAGACCAGAGTGGTGAAAAACTAGTCTATTCTGAAAATGCTAAAAGAAAGCCCTTCGTTTTACCCCGAAGGGCTTTTTTTGTGCCCTTATTACATGCTTCAGGTTTTCCGTTTTCGGGCTCATTTTCAGAAACAAGGCCAAAAACGGAAACTGAATGCCCTCGTGCAGGCAAGGCAGCCAGCTGAAAAAAATAATTATTACATAACACAGAGTTTACGCCTTATCCTTACATTTGCTTCACCATTTAGACGTCTGCCCTTGCAATAAGCGAACGGCTAGCTGGTGCCACCATTTGCATTACAAACCATCCTAACTTAATTATTATGATTAAAAATCTACAAAAGCTGAGTTTCTTATTGGCTGCAGGATTTACATTAGAATGTTCAAGCGCAATGGCCCAAGGGACCACTACCCCTGTTTTTTATGAGGGTTTTGCAAGAACAGGCGCTATTGGAGATCCGGCAGTAGAAGGTGGTAACGGGTGGGTAACCCATAGTGGCTCTGGCCCAATCGCAATTTTAGAAGGTAGCTTGTCTTATCCAGGCTTAACTGCTTCTACAGGCAATAGAATTTTGTTGCCAGCCGCAGCTGCCACTAGTAGAGATGTGAACGCTGATATTTCCGGGACTATTCCGGCCGGTACTACCACTGCTTATTATTCAGCCATTATCAAAGTTCTTGATGACACCCAATTAGGTGATACGCCTGATTACTTTATGCACTTTGGTAATGACGCAGGTGCCGCCAACACTAACCTGTTCGGTAGATTGCATGCTAAAAAATCAGGAACTGGTTATCGGTTGGCTATTCAGAATATTTCTGGAGGTACTCCTACCCAAACAGATTTTCCTTTAGATCTTACTTTTGGTACTTCTGTGCTGGTAGTGGTGAAATTTGAGATTAAGGATGGAAATGATATGGCAACACTTTGGGTGAACCCAACTCTTGGCGCGACAGAGCCAACCAACGGTGTGTCTAACTCTAGTGGTACCAACTCTGCTACCAGATTCCAGTCAATTGGATTGAGAAACGGTTTTATGTCCGCCTCTTCCTCCGGAACCCCAAAAGTTGAGATTGATGAAATAAGAGTAGGAACTACATTTGCTTCGGTAACGCCAGGTACTACTACCAGCATCAAAGATTTCAAAGCGGGTAACCTGAACATCTATCCTAACCCGGCCAACGGAACCTTCAAGTTGCAGTTACCAGCCAACTTGTCTTCTGGCAAAGTGGCCATGACGGTGTACACCGTGAGCGGAACTGTTTTGTTGAGCGCCACCGGCACTGAGAAAGCCTTGAACGAGCAACTGTCTTCTAAATTCAACAATGCCGCCGCCGGTGTGTACTTGGTGAAAATTGAAGCCAACGGCGAGAGCTTCCAAACCAGATTGGTGAAAAACTAAATTCAGCGGCCCCGGCCAACCAATTTTATAGAAGGCTCCCAGATGCAGATCTGGGAGCCTTCTTTTTTTGTGCAGGGCTAACTTATGCAGGTAAATTTGATTTCGGCCGAAAGGAATAAAAAACCGCCAGCTACCAAAAGCTGATTCCGTTTTCGGGCTCATTTCCAGAAACGGAGCCGAAAACGGAACTAGTCTTTTGCTTTTCCACAATCTGACAATCCTGAAAGTTCTTGTAGTTTTGCAGCCTGAACGGTAGTAACTATGAAAGAGAACATGAAAGGCAAAGTGGTCATTGTCACGGGCGGTTCCTCGGGCATTGGGCGGGCCTGTGCGCTGGCCTACGGGAAGGCGGGGGCCACGGTGGTCATCTCCGCCAGAAACGCGCAGAAACTGCAGGAGACCGGCCAGGAACTGGCAACAGGCAGGGTCACCTATCTGGCCGTGCCCGGTGACGTGAGCGTGGAAACAGACTGCCAGCAACTTATTGCGCAAACGGTGGCCAGCTTTGGACGGATAGACGTGCTGGTCAACAACGCCGGCATCAGCATGCGGGCCTTGTTCCAGGATGTGGACTTGGGCGTGATTCGGCAACTCATGGACATCAACTTCTGGGGAACCGTGTATTGTACCAAATATGCCTTGCCACATCTTTTGTCAACCAAGGGCTCAGTCATTGGCGTGTCTTCTATTGCCGGTTTCCAGGGCTTGCCGGGGCGCACGGGGTATTCGGCGTCTAAGTTTGCCATGCAGGGTTTCCTGGGCGCCTTGCGCACCGAAACGCTTCACCAGGGCCTGCACGTGATGGTGGCCTGTCCTGGGTTCACGGCTTCCAACATCAGAAACACCGCTCTGGCCGCCAACGGGCAGCAGCAGGGCGAATCGCCGCGCGATGAAGGCAAGATGATGACCGCCGAGGAAGTGGCTGAGAAGATTCTGGAAGGCACCTTGCGGCGCAAAAGGGAGCTGGTAATGACCGGCCAAGGCAAACTCACCGTCTTCCTGAGCAAGTGGCTGCCCGCCCTCACTGACAAGCTAGTCTTCAACCACATGAAGAAAGAACCAGATTCCCCTTTCAAATAGCCTTTCCGTTTTAGGGCTCATTTCCAGAAATGAGCCCCAAAACGCCTTCCTCTGGAAATCTTGGGATTGGTTCTCAAATTAAGAGTGGGAGTGTGAGACAAAAATAA
This region of Rufibacter sp. LB8 genomic DNA includes:
- a CDS encoding T9SS type A sorting domain-containing protein; amino-acid sequence: MMKPLQKLSLSLVAFLGVGSISVSAQEFHDAFSGTGTVSGHNGWEYANIGTSGQTMLEAGSLTYPGLAASTGNKVALKATNNEYINKMFATPVTTGELYGSFLLNVVDGASLRGNETIGNYFMHFVRSLGVTPYQARIYVRAGSAPNTFNVGILNNTLDGVPTPVSGTEMYGTNPTNYTIGQTVLIVFKHDLGNNSSSIWVNPTLGAAQEPAPTYTATAGVATTTLGGIAFRQNNTNGQGTGNLEIDEVRVGPSFDAVTPGTTTSVKDFATANIGLYPNPTSGSVKLQLPASLANGEVGLTVYSLEGKVLLKTAGSEQKLNQELATKLSAAANGVYIVRLESNGNSYQTRVVKN
- a CDS encoding SDR family oxidoreductase codes for the protein MKGKVVIVTGGSSGIGRACALAYGKAGATVVISARNAQKLQETGQELATGRVTYLAVPGDVSVETDCQQLIAQTVASFGRIDVLVNNAGISMRALFQDVDLGVIRQLMDINFWGTVYCTKYALPHLLSTKGSVIGVSSIAGFQGLPGRTGYSASKFAMQGFLGALRTETLHQGLHVMVACPGFTASNIRNTALAANGQQQGESPRDEGKMMTAEEVAEKILEGTLRRKRELVMTGQGKLTVFLSKWLPALTDKLVFNHMKKEPDSPFK
- a CDS encoding T9SS type A sorting domain-containing protein, with amino-acid sequence MLPAAAATSRDVNADISGTIPAGTTTAYYSAIIKVLDDTQLGDTPDYFMHFGNDAGAANTNLFGRLHAKKSGTGYRLAIQNISGGTPTQTDFPLDLTFGTSVLVVVKFEIKDGNDMATLWVNPTLGATEPTNGVSNSSGTNSATRFQSIGLRNGFMSASSSGTPKVEIDEIRVGTTFASVTPGTTTSIKDFKAGNLNIYPNPANGTFKLQLPANLSSGKVAMTVYTVSGTVLLSATGTEKALNEQLSSKFNNAAAGVYLVKIEANGESFQTRLVKN